The Siniperca chuatsi isolate FFG_IHB_CAS linkage group LG9, ASM2008510v1, whole genome shotgun sequence genome includes a region encoding these proteins:
- the LOC122881748 gene encoding uncharacterized protein LOC122881748 isoform X2, with protein sequence MEHKFSENYNESAFPVSDKGSLVIPIPKGELDLFERPWKIGKIWSNPSEFWNAAGPKAELHPVSAEEGFLKPPTLAVVQTKYFPPQATLIALPENSPEEDNFMVLPGTKAITERQPDKEVVTEDSCIMDTKMDTGVKPKGPLLVAGEGRNSNHRRKRAAGKNRKLYLLCWMVFMCVPVSEGFPGAQPAADQKLKCFTCMDKDRCLKLMTISSTYDTPVYKRDLNQTFPGCSEISPPTPKSCAVCRDQLKITIICSDDVGGLELEDSDGGQILNISSVCAQPAADQKLKCFTCMDKDRCLKLMTIYGTYDTPVYKRDLNQTFPGCSEISPPTPKSCAVCRDQLMITIICSDDVGGLELEDSDGVQILNISSVCAQPAADQKLKCFTCMDKDRCLKLMTISSTYDTPVYKRDLNQTFPGCSEISPPTPKSCAVCRDQLKITIICSDDVGGLELEDSDGGQILNISSVCVQQQTRGYVGLILSAVVFLIVVTALVIRCWQKKQD encoded by the exons ATGGAGCACAAGTTCAGTGAAAATTACAATGAAAGTGCTTTTCCTGTATCAGATAAAGGCAGCTTAGTCATACCCATTCCTAAAGGGGAACTAGACCTCTTTGAGCGCCCTTGGAAGATAGGTAAGATCTGGTCAAACCCATCAGAGTTTTGGAATGCTGCTGGTCCAAAGGCAGAGCTGCACCCTGTGTCTGCTGAGGAGGGGTTCTTAAAACCGCCCACTCTAGCTGTGGTTCAAACTAAATACTTTCCACCACAAGCCACCCTGATAGCCCTGCCAGAGAACAGTCCGGAAGAGGACAATTTCATGGTTTTACCCGGAACAAAAGCCATTACAGAGAGGCAGCCAGACAAGGAGGTGGTAACAGAGGATAGCTGCATCATGGACACCAAGATGGACACCGGGGTAAAACCAAAAGGTCCATTACTGGTTGCTGGAGAAGGGAGAAACAGCAACCACCGCAGGAAAAGAGCTGCTGGGAAGAACcggaaat TGTACCTTCTATGTTGGATGGTATTCATGTGTGTTCCTGTCTCTGAGGGCTTTCCTG GTGCTCAACCAGCAGCAGACCAAAAGC TTAAGTGTTTTACCTGCATGGACAAGGACAGATGTCTAAAGTTGATGACCATATCTAGCACTTATGACACTCCTGTCTACAAAAGAGACCTCAATCAAACATTTCCAGGATGTTCTGAAATCTCTCCACCTACTCCTAAGAGTTGTGCTGTGTGCCGTGACCAACTCAAGATCACCATCATCTGCTCAGACGACGTTGGAGGATTGGAGTTGGAAGATAGTGATGGAGGACAGATCTTAAACATCTCTTCAGTCT GTGCTCAACCAGCAGCAGACCAAAAGC TTAAGTGTTTTACCTGCATGGACAAGGACAGATGCCTAAAGTTGATGACCATATATGGCACTTATGACACTCCTGTCTACAAAAGAGACCTCAATCAAACATTTCCAGGATGTTCTGAAATCTCTCCACCTACTCCTAAGAGTTGTGCTGTGTGCCGTGACCAACTCATGATCACCATCATCTGCTCGGACGACGTTGGGGGATTGGAGTTGGAAGATAGTGATGGAGTACAGATTTTAAACATCTCTTCAGTCT GTGCTCAACCAGCAGCAGACCAAAAGC TTAAGTGTTTTACCTGCATGGACAAGGACAGATGTCTAAAGTTGATGACCATATCTAGCACTTATGACACTCCTGTCTACAAAAGAGACCTCAATCAAACATTTCCAGGATGTTCTGAAATCTCTCCACCTACTCCTAAGAGTTGTGCTGTGTGCCGTGACCAACTCAAGATCACCATCATCTGCTCGGACGACGTTGGAGGATTGGAGTTGGAAGATAGTGATGGAGGACAGATCTTAAACATCTCTTCAGTCT GTGTACAGCAGCAGACCCGTGGATATGTTGGATTGATCCTTAGCGCTG tCGTCTTTTTGATTGTGGTGACAGCACTGGTGATCCGT TGCTGGCAGAAAAAACAG GACTGA
- the LOC122881748 gene encoding uncharacterized protein LOC122881748 isoform X4 has product MTHPTDYFLQPRSESGQDLHTQESGDAGLSSNMEHKFSENYNESAFPVSDKGSLVIPIPKGELDLFERPWKIGKIWSNPSEFWNAAGPKAELHPVSAEEGFLKPPTLAVVQTKYFPPQATLIALPENSPEEDNFMVLPGTKAITERQPDKEVVTEDSCIMDTKMDTGVKPKGPLLVAGEGRNSNHRRKRAAGKNRKLYLLCWMVFMCVPVSEGFPGAQPAADQKLKCFTCMDKDRCLKLMTIYGTYDTPVYKRDLNQTFPGCSEISPPTPKSCAVCRDQLMITIICSDDVGGLELEDSDGVQILNISSVCAQPAADQKLKCFTCMDKDRCLKLMTISSTYDTPVYKRDLNQTFPGCSEISPPTPKSCAVCRDQLKITIICSDDVGGLELEDSDGGQILNISSVCVQQQTRGYVGLILSAVVFLIVVTALVIRCWQKKQD; this is encoded by the exons GTGGCCAGGACCTACACACCCAGGAGAGCGG TGATGCTGGCCTCTCCTCCAACATGGAGCACAAGTTCAGTGAAAATTACAATGAAAGTGCTTTTCCTGTATCAGATAAAGGCAGCTTAGTCATACCCATTCCTAAAGGGGAACTAGACCTCTTTGAGCGCCCTTGGAAGATAGGTAAGATCTGGTCAAACCCATCAGAGTTTTGGAATGCTGCTGGTCCAAAGGCAGAGCTGCACCCTGTGTCTGCTGAGGAGGGGTTCTTAAAACCGCCCACTCTAGCTGTGGTTCAAACTAAATACTTTCCACCACAAGCCACCCTGATAGCCCTGCCAGAGAACAGTCCGGAAGAGGACAATTTCATGGTTTTACCCGGAACAAAAGCCATTACAGAGAGGCAGCCAGACAAGGAGGTGGTAACAGAGGATAGCTGCATCATGGACACCAAGATGGACACCGGGGTAAAACCAAAAGGTCCATTACTGGTTGCTGGAGAAGGGAGAAACAGCAACCACCGCAGGAAAAGAGCTGCTGGGAAGAACcggaaat TGTACCTTCTATGTTGGATGGTATTCATGTGTGTTCCTGTCTCTGAGGGCTTTCCTG GTGCTCAACCAGCAGCAGACCAAAAGC TTAAGTGTTTTACCTGCATGGACAAGGACAGATGCCTAAAGTTGATGACCATATATGGCACTTATGACACTCCTGTCTACAAAAGAGACCTCAATCAAACATTTCCAGGATGTTCTGAAATCTCTCCACCTACTCCTAAGAGTTGTGCTGTGTGCCGTGACCAACTCATGATCACCATCATCTGCTCGGACGACGTTGGGGGATTGGAGTTGGAAGATAGTGATGGAGTACAGATTTTAAACATCTCTTCAGTCT GTGCTCAACCAGCAGCAGACCAAAAGC TTAAGTGTTTTACCTGCATGGACAAGGACAGATGTCTAAAGTTGATGACCATATCTAGCACTTATGACACTCCTGTCTACAAAAGAGACCTCAATCAAACATTTCCAGGATGTTCTGAAATCTCTCCACCTACTCCTAAGAGTTGTGCTGTGTGCCGTGACCAACTCAAGATCACCATCATCTGCTCGGACGACGTTGGAGGATTGGAGTTGGAAGATAGTGATGGAGGACAGATCTTAAACATCTCTTCAGTCT GTGTACAGCAGCAGACCCGTGGATATGTTGGATTGATCCTTAGCGCTG tCGTCTTTTTGATTGTGGTGACAGCACTGGTGATCCGT TGCTGGCAGAAAAAACAG GACTGA
- the LOC122881748 gene encoding uncharacterized protein LOC122881748 isoform X1: MTHPTDYFLQPRSESGQDLHTQESGDAGLSSNMEHKFSENYNESAFPVSDKGSLVIPIPKGELDLFERPWKIGKIWSNPSEFWNAAGPKAELHPVSAEEGFLKPPTLAVVQTKYFPPQATLIALPENSPEEDNFMVLPGTKAITERQPDKEVVTEDSCIMDTKMDTGVKPKGPLLVAGEGRNSNHRRKRAAGKNRKLYLLCWMVFMCVPVSEGFPGAQPAADQKLKCFTCMDKDRCLKLMTISSTYDTPVYKRDLNQTFPGCSEISPPTPKSCAVCRDQLKITIICSDDVGGLELEDSDGGQILNISSVCAQPAADQKLKCFTCMDKDRCLKLMTIYGTYDTPVYKRDLNQTFPGCSEISPPTPKSCAVCRDQLMITIICSDDVGGLELEDSDGVQILNISSVCAQPAADQKLKCFTCMDKDRCLKLMTISSTYDTPVYKRDLNQTFPGCSEISPPTPKSCAVCRDQLKITIICSDDVGGLELEDSDGGQILNISSVCVQQQTRGYVGLILSAVVFLIVVTALVIRCWQKKQD, translated from the exons GTGGCCAGGACCTACACACCCAGGAGAGCGG TGATGCTGGCCTCTCCTCCAACATGGAGCACAAGTTCAGTGAAAATTACAATGAAAGTGCTTTTCCTGTATCAGATAAAGGCAGCTTAGTCATACCCATTCCTAAAGGGGAACTAGACCTCTTTGAGCGCCCTTGGAAGATAGGTAAGATCTGGTCAAACCCATCAGAGTTTTGGAATGCTGCTGGTCCAAAGGCAGAGCTGCACCCTGTGTCTGCTGAGGAGGGGTTCTTAAAACCGCCCACTCTAGCTGTGGTTCAAACTAAATACTTTCCACCACAAGCCACCCTGATAGCCCTGCCAGAGAACAGTCCGGAAGAGGACAATTTCATGGTTTTACCCGGAACAAAAGCCATTACAGAGAGGCAGCCAGACAAGGAGGTGGTAACAGAGGATAGCTGCATCATGGACACCAAGATGGACACCGGGGTAAAACCAAAAGGTCCATTACTGGTTGCTGGAGAAGGGAGAAACAGCAACCACCGCAGGAAAAGAGCTGCTGGGAAGAACcggaaat TGTACCTTCTATGTTGGATGGTATTCATGTGTGTTCCTGTCTCTGAGGGCTTTCCTG GTGCTCAACCAGCAGCAGACCAAAAGC TTAAGTGTTTTACCTGCATGGACAAGGACAGATGTCTAAAGTTGATGACCATATCTAGCACTTATGACACTCCTGTCTACAAAAGAGACCTCAATCAAACATTTCCAGGATGTTCTGAAATCTCTCCACCTACTCCTAAGAGTTGTGCTGTGTGCCGTGACCAACTCAAGATCACCATCATCTGCTCAGACGACGTTGGAGGATTGGAGTTGGAAGATAGTGATGGAGGACAGATCTTAAACATCTCTTCAGTCT GTGCTCAACCAGCAGCAGACCAAAAGC TTAAGTGTTTTACCTGCATGGACAAGGACAGATGCCTAAAGTTGATGACCATATATGGCACTTATGACACTCCTGTCTACAAAAGAGACCTCAATCAAACATTTCCAGGATGTTCTGAAATCTCTCCACCTACTCCTAAGAGTTGTGCTGTGTGCCGTGACCAACTCATGATCACCATCATCTGCTCGGACGACGTTGGGGGATTGGAGTTGGAAGATAGTGATGGAGTACAGATTTTAAACATCTCTTCAGTCT GTGCTCAACCAGCAGCAGACCAAAAGC TTAAGTGTTTTACCTGCATGGACAAGGACAGATGTCTAAAGTTGATGACCATATCTAGCACTTATGACACTCCTGTCTACAAAAGAGACCTCAATCAAACATTTCCAGGATGTTCTGAAATCTCTCCACCTACTCCTAAGAGTTGTGCTGTGTGCCGTGACCAACTCAAGATCACCATCATCTGCTCGGACGACGTTGGAGGATTGGAGTTGGAAGATAGTGATGGAGGACAGATCTTAAACATCTCTTCAGTCT GTGTACAGCAGCAGACCCGTGGATATGTTGGATTGATCCTTAGCGCTG tCGTCTTTTTGATTGTGGTGACAGCACTGGTGATCCGT TGCTGGCAGAAAAAACAG GACTGA
- the LOC122881748 gene encoding uncharacterized protein LOC122881748 isoform X3 — protein sequence MTHPTDYFLQPRSESGQDLHTQESGDAGLSSNMEHKFSENYNESAFPVSDKGSLVIPIPKGELDLFERPWKIGKIWSNPSEFWNAAGPKAELHPVSAEEGFLKPPTLAVVQTKYFPPQATLIALPENSPEEDNFMVLPGTKAITERQPDKEVVTEDSCIMDTKMDTGVKPKGPLLVAGEGRNSNHRRKRAAGKNRKLYLLCWMVFMCVPVSEGFPGAQPAADQKLKCFTCMDKDRCLKLMTISSTYDTPVYKRDLNQTFPGCSEISPPTPKSCAVCRDQLKITIICSDDVGGLELEDSDGGQILNISSVCAQPAADQKLKCFTCMDKDRCLKLMTISSTYDTPVYKRDLNQTFPGCSEISPPTPKSCAVCRDQLKITIICSDDVGGLELEDSDGGQILNISSVCVQQQTRGYVGLILSAVVFLIVVTALVIRCWQKKQD from the exons GTGGCCAGGACCTACACACCCAGGAGAGCGG TGATGCTGGCCTCTCCTCCAACATGGAGCACAAGTTCAGTGAAAATTACAATGAAAGTGCTTTTCCTGTATCAGATAAAGGCAGCTTAGTCATACCCATTCCTAAAGGGGAACTAGACCTCTTTGAGCGCCCTTGGAAGATAGGTAAGATCTGGTCAAACCCATCAGAGTTTTGGAATGCTGCTGGTCCAAAGGCAGAGCTGCACCCTGTGTCTGCTGAGGAGGGGTTCTTAAAACCGCCCACTCTAGCTGTGGTTCAAACTAAATACTTTCCACCACAAGCCACCCTGATAGCCCTGCCAGAGAACAGTCCGGAAGAGGACAATTTCATGGTTTTACCCGGAACAAAAGCCATTACAGAGAGGCAGCCAGACAAGGAGGTGGTAACAGAGGATAGCTGCATCATGGACACCAAGATGGACACCGGGGTAAAACCAAAAGGTCCATTACTGGTTGCTGGAGAAGGGAGAAACAGCAACCACCGCAGGAAAAGAGCTGCTGGGAAGAACcggaaat TGTACCTTCTATGTTGGATGGTATTCATGTGTGTTCCTGTCTCTGAGGGCTTTCCTG GTGCTCAACCAGCAGCAGACCAAAAGC TTAAGTGTTTTACCTGCATGGACAAGGACAGATGTCTAAAGTTGATGACCATATCTAGCACTTATGACACTCCTGTCTACAAAAGAGACCTCAATCAAACATTTCCAGGATGTTCTGAAATCTCTCCACCTACTCCTAAGAGTTGTGCTGTGTGCCGTGACCAACTCAAGATCACCATCATCTGCTCAGACGACGTTGGAGGATTGGAGTTGGAAGATAGTGATGGAGGACAGATCTTAAACATCTCTTCAGTCT GTGCTCAACCAGCAGCAGACCAAAAGC TTAAGTGTTTTACCTGCATGGACAAGGACAGATGTCTAAAGTTGATGACCATATCTAGCACTTATGACACTCCTGTCTACAAAAGAGACCTCAATCAAACATTTCCAGGATGTTCTGAAATCTCTCCACCTACTCCTAAGAGTTGTGCTGTGTGCCGTGACCAACTCAAGATCACCATCATCTGCTCGGACGACGTTGGAGGATTGGAGTTGGAAGATAGTGATGGAGGACAGATCTTAAACATCTCTTCAGTCT GTGTACAGCAGCAGACCCGTGGATATGTTGGATTGATCCTTAGCGCTG tCGTCTTTTTGATTGTGGTGACAGCACTGGTGATCCGT TGCTGGCAGAAAAAACAG GACTGA